The following proteins are encoded in a genomic region of Desulfovibrio sp. TomC:
- a CDS encoding acyltransferase family protein: protein MPNPSQRPPFLPGLGGLRALAALAVLAGHAAAWLTPLPQTPALFTPLARLTQCGLSAFFLLSGFVLQYNYGPALAAGRTPLARFITTRLVRLYPVYLLLLALAVAGLLVSEGPGALGSAANIASYLTLTHGWVFSPESPRLFPLAWAISVEVFFYLLFPPVARLLAHLATPRAALGIGLASLAAILGLDALTAANWPQLFPAVLARYPLWANVPGEFAGVFFPWLTYTSPYFRAFEFVLGAAMARLFVLRPVAVPGLDLLAAAGLLALLLVPLPAGNFFLAVLANNALYAPFLAALCLAWAARPRRWTTHPLLAGIGLASLSIYLVQAWTLPLCKAPAGASTLLWAAMALAGMAVTVAAGMALTRLVEAPAARYLLGMRKRGEKECLRRPGG, encoded by the coding sequence ATGCCCAACCCCTCGCAACGACCGCCGTTTCTGCCGGGCCTTGGCGGCCTGCGGGCCTTGGCCGCCTTGGCCGTCCTGGCCGGACATGCCGCCGCCTGGCTCACCCCGCTGCCCCAGACGCCGGCCCTATTCACGCCCCTGGCCCGACTGACCCAATGCGGCCTGTCGGCCTTTTTCCTGCTGTCCGGGTTCGTACTCCAGTACAATTACGGTCCGGCCCTGGCCGCCGGCCGCACCCCGCTGGCCCGGTTCATAACGACCCGGCTGGTCCGGCTCTACCCGGTCTACCTGCTGCTCCTGGCCCTGGCCGTGGCCGGCCTGCTTGTCAGCGAAGGACCGGGCGCGCTCGGCAGCGCGGCCAATATCGCCTCCTACCTGACCCTGACCCACGGCTGGGTTTTCAGCCCTGAATCGCCCCGCCTCTTCCCCCTGGCCTGGGCCATCAGCGTCGAAGTCTTTTTTTACCTGCTCTTCCCGCCCGTCGCCCGGCTGCTAGCCCACCTCGCCACACCCAGGGCGGCCCTGGGAATTGGGCTGGCCAGTCTGGCCGCCATCCTGGGCCTCGACGCCCTGACCGCCGCCAACTGGCCGCAGCTTTTCCCCGCAGTCCTGGCCCGCTATCCGCTCTGGGCAAATGTTCCGGGCGAATTCGCCGGCGTGTTCTTTCCCTGGCTGACCTACACCAGCCCCTATTTCCGGGCCTTTGAATTCGTCCTGGGAGCGGCCATGGCCCGGTTGTTCGTCCTGCGTCCGGTCGCCGTACCCGGCCTCGACCTCCTGGCCGCCGCCGGTCTGCTGGCCCTGCTCCTCGTCCCGTTGCCGGCCGGGAATTTCTTTCTGGCCGTACTGGCCAACAACGCCCTCTACGCCCCCTTCCTGGCGGCACTGTGTCTGGCCTGGGCCGCCCGGCCGCGCCGGTGGACCACCCACCCGCTCCTGGCCGGCATCGGCCTCGCCAGCCTGTCGATCTATCTGGTCCAGGCCTGGACCCTGCCGCTGTGCAAGGCCCCAGCCGGCGCTTCGACCCTGCTCTGGGCGGCCATGGCCCTGGCCGGCATGGCCGTCACCGTGGCCGCCGGCATGGCCCTTACCCGACTGGTCGAAGCCCCGGCCGCCCGGTATTTGTTGGGGATGAGGAAGAGAGGGGAGAAAGAGTGCCTCCGGCGGCCGGGGGGATGA
- a CDS encoding pyridoxal phosphate-dependent aminotransferase gives MRTALRMRLVAPSATLGMAAKAADLRRQGKAVLDLSAGEPDFNTPQHIKDAAKKAIDDNFTRYTPVPGIPTLREAITGYYKKLYGVPIPKEAVIATNGGKQALANLFLAVLNPGDEVLVPAPYWVSYPDMIRLAGAYPVAVPSTPESGFLVTIADLDRAVTPATRAMVLNSPSNPTGAHYSAEQLDAIMEWAISRDIYVISDEIYDRLVYDPAKPASMAASFAIHPDNVAVVGGLAKSFAMTGWRMGYCVAHPDVIRAMSTLQSQSTSNICSIVQKAAIAALTGPLECVEEMRQAFARRRDLCLSIIKTWDKAFCATPAGAFYLFPCVSAYYTDAVPNSTALSEALLTETGVATVPGVAFGEDRCVRLSYATSDETLEKALTIMGDFLKKLSS, from the coding sequence ATGCGCACCGCGCTCCGTATGCGTCTCGTCGCCCCGTCCGCCACCCTCGGCATGGCCGCCAAGGCCGCCGATCTGCGCCGTCAGGGCAAGGCCGTCCTCGATCTTTCCGCCGGCGAACCGGACTTCAATACGCCGCAACACATCAAGGACGCCGCCAAAAAAGCCATCGACGACAATTTTACCCGCTACACCCCGGTGCCCGGCATCCCCACCCTGCGGGAAGCCATTACCGGCTATTATAAAAAACTCTACGGCGTGCCCATTCCCAAAGAGGCGGTCATCGCCACCAACGGCGGCAAACAGGCCCTGGCCAACCTGTTCCTGGCCGTGCTCAACCCTGGCGACGAGGTGCTCGTGCCGGCCCCGTACTGGGTGAGCTACCCGGACATGATCCGGCTGGCCGGGGCCTATCCCGTGGCCGTGCCGAGCACCCCGGAAAGCGGTTTCCTGGTCACCATTGCCGACCTCGACCGGGCCGTCACTCCCGCCACCCGGGCCATGGTCCTCAACTCGCCGTCCAACCCCACCGGGGCGCATTACTCGGCCGAGCAGCTCGACGCCATCATGGAATGGGCCATCTCCCGCGACATCTACGTCATCTCCGACGAGATCTACGACCGTCTCGTCTACGATCCGGCCAAACCCGCCTCCATGGCCGCGTCCTTTGCCATACACCCCGACAATGTCGCCGTGGTCGGCGGGTTGGCCAAAAGCTTTGCCATGACCGGCTGGCGCATGGGCTACTGCGTGGCCCATCCCGACGTGATCCGGGCCATGTCCACCCTGCAAAGCCAGTCCACCTCCAATATCTGCTCCATCGTGCAAAAGGCCGCCATCGCCGCCCTGACCGGGCCGCTTGAGTGCGTCGAGGAGATGCGCCAGGCCTTTGCCCGCCGCCGCGACCTGTGCCTGTCCATCATCAAGACCTGGGACAAGGCCTTTTGCGCCACCCCGGCCGGCGCATTCTATCTCTTCCCCTGCGTGTCGGCCTACTATACCGATGCCGTCCCCAATTCCACGGCCCTGTCCGAGGCCCTGTTGACCGAAACCGGCGTGGCCACCGTCCCGGGCGTGGCCTTTGGCGAAGATCGTTGCGTGCGCCTGTCCTATGCCACCAGCGACGAAACCCTGGAAAAAGCCCTGACCATCATGGGCGATTTCCTCAAAAAACTCTCCTCCTAG
- the sfsA gene encoding DNA/RNA nuclease SfsA, protein MADTIGQVCLPHGGPLRLARFVRRYKRFFIDAEDDGGVFTAHANNTGSMLGLLRPGATVAFSVSDNPKRRFPCTLEMVRLADFRNDFWVGVNTLTPNRLFRLGCAAGAFAELPGYDAIRSEPPFGGGRLDFLLTGPAGRCFVECKNVTMVEDGAAMFPDAATERGCKHLVELTRLAREGLDKAALFFCVQRPDGDCFAPAAVVDPDYAALLAEAVAAGVLVLPYRAEVTEAGIILGKRLPLAPLGNE, encoded by the coding sequence ATGGCAGACACAATCGGGCAGGTCTGTCTGCCCCATGGCGGGCCGCTGCGTCTGGCGCGGTTTGTGCGGCGCTACAAGCGGTTTTTCATCGATGCCGAAGACGACGGTGGGGTGTTTACGGCCCACGCCAACAACACCGGCTCCATGCTCGGGCTGTTGCGCCCCGGGGCCACGGTGGCCTTTTCCGTGTCGGACAATCCCAAGCGCCGGTTCCCCTGCACGTTGGAAATGGTGCGGTTGGCGGATTTTCGCAATGATTTCTGGGTCGGGGTCAACACGCTGACCCCCAATCGGCTTTTTCGCCTGGGCTGCGCTGCCGGGGCTTTTGCCGAGCTCCCCGGCTATGACGCCATCCGGTCCGAGCCGCCCTTTGGCGGCGGACGGCTGGATTTTCTGCTCACCGGTCCGGCCGGGCGCTGTTTTGTCGAATGCAAAAATGTGACGATGGTGGAAGACGGGGCGGCCATGTTTCCCGATGCGGCCACTGAGCGGGGGTGCAAGCATCTGGTTGAACTGACCCGGCTGGCCCGGGAAGGCCTTGACAAGGCGGCCCTCTTTTTTTGCGTCCAGCGTCCGGACGGCGACTGTTTCGCGCCGGCCGCAGTGGTCGATCCCGACTACGCCGCCCTGTTGGCCGAGGCTGTGGCTGCCGGGGTGCTGGTTCTCCCCTACCGGGCCGAGGTGACCGAGGCCGGCATCATCCTGGGCAAGCGCCTCCCCCTGGCCCCGCTTGGCAACGAGTGA
- a CDS encoding sensor histidine kinase codes for MKKKPRSDGDQDLGFVKFLSWSSLALILLVNLFLSIFLSNYARQDVLTKQKEFALLLAENLNHQIYQRFTLPTVIGFGRVELSQPAQYDRLDKTVLSTIHSFHVSEVRIYDHDKRVSYSTDKELVGQSGFAGAAILEALEQGTSSFQLVTRAGMLGGILDFSPKPDTVTLRTIYPLRTERSLVPGNPQGFIMGALEFTQDITSDYQKVVDFQRIIIGTSLASSLLLFVLLRVIISRAGRINAQRIQDRERLERELQQQEKLAGMGRMVAGIAHEIRNPLGIIRSTAELLLKRAKDSDPANARLLSAIFDESKRLSKTVGDFLDYARPKAPRQDEVDLAIILDQALTFLEAKCEELGVDVARNYAPGLTVRGDKDLLYRAIYNVLSNAMESLTEDKAKLRAPSITVTGTVADGVVTLAITDSGPGFSPEHKDRALDPFFTTKDAGTGLGLAIVRNIVESHNATLGLDNAENAGACVSMAFPAA; via the coding sequence GTGAAAAAAAAACCGCGCTCAGACGGCGACCAGGACTTGGGATTCGTTAAATTCCTGTCCTGGAGTTCCCTGGCCCTCATTCTCCTGGTCAACCTGTTCCTCTCCATCTTCCTGTCCAACTACGCCCGCCAGGACGTGCTGACCAAGCAGAAGGAATTCGCCCTGCTCCTGGCCGAAAACCTCAACCACCAGATTTACCAGCGCTTCACCCTGCCAACCGTCATCGGTTTCGGCCGGGTGGAACTGTCCCAGCCGGCCCAGTACGACCGCCTGGACAAGACCGTGCTGTCCACCATCCACAGCTTCCACGTCAGCGAAGTGCGCATCTACGACCATGACAAGCGCGTGTCCTATTCCACGGACAAGGAACTGGTGGGCCAGTCCGGTTTTGCCGGCGCGGCCATCCTGGAGGCCCTGGAGCAGGGCACGTCGAGCTTCCAGCTGGTGACCCGGGCCGGGATGCTCGGCGGCATCCTCGATTTCTCGCCCAAGCCCGACACCGTGACCCTGCGCACCATCTATCCGCTGCGCACCGAGCGCTCGCTGGTCCCGGGCAATCCCCAGGGCTTTATCATGGGCGCACTGGAATTCACCCAGGACATCACCTCCGATTACCAGAAAGTCGTGGATTTCCAGCGCATCATCATCGGCACCTCGCTGGCCTCCTCCCTGCTCCTGTTTGTCCTGTTGCGCGTCATCATCAGCCGGGCCGGGCGCATCAACGCCCAACGCATCCAGGACCGCGAACGCCTGGAGCGCGAACTGCAACAGCAGGAGAAACTGGCCGGCATGGGCCGCATGGTGGCCGGCATCGCCCACGAAATCCGAAATCCGCTCGGCATCATCCGCTCCACCGCGGAATTGCTCCTCAAGCGGGCCAAAGACAGCGACCCGGCCAATGCCCGGCTGCTTTCGGCCATTTTCGACGAATCCAAGCGCCTGTCCAAGACCGTCGGCGACTTCCTGGACTATGCCCGGCCCAAAGCCCCGCGCCAGGACGAGGTGGATCTGGCCATTATTCTCGATCAGGCCCTGACCTTTCTCGAAGCCAAATGCGAGGAACTGGGCGTGGACGTGGCGCGCAACTACGCCCCGGGCCTGACCGTTCGCGGCGACAAGGACCTCCTCTACCGGGCCATCTACAACGTGCTGTCCAACGCCATGGAATCCCTGACCGAAGACAAGGCGAAACTCCGCGCGCCGTCCATCACCGTGACCGGGACCGTGGCCGACGGGGTGGTGACCCTGGCCATCACCGACTCCGGCCCGGGATTTTCCCCGGAACACAAGGACCGTGCCCTGGACCCCTTTTTCACCACCAAGGATGCCGGCACCGGCCTTGGCCTGGCCATTGTCCGCAACATCGTGGAAAGCCACAACGCGACCCTTGGCCTGGATAACGCCGAAAACGCCGGGGCCTGCGTCAGCATGGCCTTCCCTGCGGCCTGA